A stretch of the Chlamydia pecorum E58 genome encodes the following:
- a CDS encoding type II secretion system protein, whose amino-acid sequence MKIQKRKQAITLIEMMVVITLIGIVGGALAFNMRGSIHKGKVFQSEQTCAKVYDILMMEYASGGASLKDILAQKEKILEEAAWCKEGKKLLKDAWGEDLIVQLNEQEDDLVIFSKRAKASK is encoded by the coding sequence ATGAAAATTCAGAAAAGGAAACAGGCAATCACATTGATCGAGATGATGGTTGTCATCACCCTCATAGGGATTGTTGGAGGGGCATTAGCGTTTAATATGCGTGGAAGTATCCATAAAGGGAAAGTATTTCAGTCCGAGCAGACATGTGCGAAGGTGTATGACATTTTAATGATGGAATATGCCTCAGGAGGAGCATCCCTGAAAGATATTCTTGCACAAAAGGAGAAAATCCTAGAAGAGGCAGCTTGGTGTAAAGAAGGCAAAAAGCTTTTAAAAGATGCTTGGGGAGAGGATCTTATCGTTCAACTCAATGAGCAGGAGGACGACCTAGTTATTTTTTCCAAGAGAGCCAAAGCTTCTAAGTAG